The following proteins are encoded in a genomic region of Canis lupus baileyi chromosome 30, mCanLup2.hap1, whole genome shotgun sequence:
- the CHMP2B gene encoding charged multivesicular body protein 2b — translation MASLFKKKTVDDVIKEQNRELRGTQRAIIRDRAALEKQEKQLELEIKKMAKIGNKEACRVLAKQLVHLRKQKTRTFAVSSKVTSMSTQTKVMNSQMKMAGAMSTTAKTMQAVNKKMDPQKTLQTMQNFQKENMKMEMTEEMINDTLDDIFDGSDDEEESQDIVNQVLDEIGIEISGKMAKAPSAARSLPSASTSKATISDEEIERQLKALGVD, via the exons ATGGCGTCGCTCTTCAAGAAGAAAACCGTGGACG ATGTaataaaagaacagaatcgaGAATTACGAGGTACGCAGAGAGCTATAATCAGAGATCGAGCAGCtttagagaaacaagaaaaacagcTG gaattagaaattaagaaaatggctAAGATTGGTAATAAAGAAGCTTGCAGAGTTTTAGCCAAGCAGCTTGTACATCTAcggaaacagaaaacaagaactTTTGCTGTAAGTTCAAAAGTCACTTCTATGTCAACACAAACAAAAGTGATGAATTCCCAGATGAAGATGGCAGGAGCAATGTCTACTACAGCCAAA ACAATGCAAGCAGTTAACAAGAAGATGGATCCACAGAAGACATTACAAACAATGCAgaatttccagaaggaaaacatgaaaatggaaatgactGAAGAAATGA TCAATGACACACTGGATGACATCTTTGATGGCTctgatgatgaagaagaaagcCAAGATATTGTGAATCAAGTTCTTGATGAGATAGGAATTGAAATCTCTGGAAAG ATGGCCAAAGCTCCATCAGCTGCCCGAAGCTTACCATCTGCCTCTACTTCAAAGGCTACAATCTCCGATGAAGAGATTGAACGGCAACTCAAAGCTTTAGGAGTAGACTAG